The following nucleotide sequence is from Desulfovibrio sp. JC022.
ATTTTATCCCTAGCGATAGGTATTGAAAATACATAGACTGCTCCAGCACCATTCTTACCAATTTCATTTTTTTCATCGGCCCCTACAAGAGCAAGCTCCCCGGAGACCGCTACACAATTGCCAAACTTAGCTTCCGTTTCTGTATCATCCCCATCTGTATCAGTACGCGCAGTAAGCTTCTTAACTATACCCCAGTTATTCGCACCACCCTGATCTTTGGAAAAGACATAAGCTGCACCAGCTTCATTTTTACCAGACTCATCTTTACCGTCTGCCCCCACAACAACAAGATCACCGGAAATTGATACGCTGCTGCCAAAATATCCACTTACCTCTGTATCATCCCCATCACTATCGTTACGCGCAGTTAATTTCCTAACTATGCCCCAATTGCTCGCACCGCCCTGATCCATATAGAAAACATAGGCTGCTCCGGCACTGCCTTTACCGGAGGCTTCTTTATGATGTGCACCAATGAGAGCAATATCACCGGAAATAGATACGCTCCATCCAAAGTAAGCATATGCTTCAGTATCACCCAAATCAGCTTCAGTGCGTGCGGTCAATTTTTTTGCAATGCCCCAGTTATCGTCACCACCCGCATTCTTTGAAAAAACATAGGCTGCCCCGGCATTGGTATCACCTGATTCATCCTTAAAAGTAGCTGCCACAAGAAGAAGATCACCGCTGGCAGATACGACACGTCCGAAATAGGCATCCGCTTCGGTATCACCCACATCAGCATCGGTACGCGCGGTCAGCTTCTTAACTATACCCCAATTATTGGTACCGCCCTGATCTTTGGAAAAGACATAGACTGCTCCGGCATTATTCGCACCGGGTTCATTCTTGGAATAAGCTCCGACAAAAACAATATCCCCGGAAATGGATACACTACAGCCAAAGTATGCATTAAGCTCCGTATCATCCCCATCAGCATCGGTACGAGCAGTAAGTTTCTTAACTATACCCCAATTATCCGCTCCGCCCTGATTCCGCGAAAATATATAAACAGATCCGGCATCATCTTTCCCCGGTTCATTTTTCCAATAAGCTCCCACAACAGCACAATCACCGGAAATCGAGACACTATAGCCGAAACGGGAATTCGCTTCCGTATCATCCACATCAGCTTCAGTGCGAGCAGTCAGTTTCTTTACTATGCCCCAATTGTTCGCACCGCCTTGATCCCTATAAAAAATATAGGCTGCCCCAGCTGCACCTTTGCCTGATTCATCCTTACTCTGTGCCCCTATCAAGGCAACATCACCATAAACTGATATCTCGTTCCCGAAATACGCGTTTGCTTCGGTATCATCCGCCCCGGCATCGGTGAGTGCAGTCAACTTATTTTCGATGGAAACAGTGGGATCAACAGTTATGGGATAAACGGCACTGCGGTCATCAACGGACCAGACAAGACGCCCGCCCGCAACGGACATGGAACAGACAAGTTGATTTTCGGATGCATCCCAGGCCTTGATGCCTGAATAATTAAGGGAGTTGTCACCAGCAAAAACAATATCGTTCCCGTTCTGTTCAGGCCTGAGATTACCGGAAACAGCAAAGGAGAATTGAAGAGGACCATCGCCAACAGGCCTCTGCTCAAGCAGCAAACCATGCTCAAAAGAGGAGCCGTGGTTAATATACCATTCGGTCAGTCCTTTTTGCTCAAAATTAAGTTGAGCACCCACGGTCCTTAAGCTCGGGGTACCTGATTTTTGCATCGAACCTTTACGTCCGAAGCCCTCAAGATTTAGCGCAAACCAGCTATCCCCGTTTTTGAAACGGACATTATTTGCGTCCGCACGAAATCTCAAACCATCTACTGTTGCAGCTGTTACTATTCCAGCAGTAGACATTTCAAATTGTTTAAGTTCATCACTCAGGCTACGCTGTATTTTGGAAGTCACGTCCGCTGGAACATTGCTCAACTCAATTGCTTTAGAAGCAATGACTGGAGTAACATCGGCATTGGCAACTGCGGCATTACGGAACAAGGGCAAAACGAGTAAACAGAAAAGCAATATACATATCCAAAAGACCTTCATAGCCAACCCCTTACAAAAGAAGCATCTACATTCCGCAGCACATACATCATGAATGATTATCAAATACGCAAATCTTTCAAAACAAATTATGGCATACAACTAAAAAACCAACATAATTAACCAAAATCCGACACTGAAATTTATCAATTAATTGAAATTACGTGCAAGTCAACATAATTATATTCAAAATACAAAAACACAGAGCGCAATAATAACAGATATTATACAGTCACAAAATCTGCTGACCCAATGGAGAGCAGTACACGAACAAATGTCCCGGGATCCCTAAACTATATCGACAACAATTTCCCCACCATGCTATAGACAGCAGGTAGCGATCAGCGTAAATGGATTTCCCAGCCTTCCATATGTTAATGACGGTCGCAGGCCATCAAAACCAAATTATCAGGGTTTATAAAATGGAAACAATCAGCAATCCGCAAGAACTTCAAAATCTTTGCCTTATGCTTCGCGCTGAGGGCAAAAAGATAGGCCTAGTGCCGACCATGGGCTATTTTCATGAAGGTCACCTCAGCCTCATGGACGCCGCCCGCAAGCAGTGTGACGTGCTTATCGTCAGCCTGTTTGTGAACCCCACCCAGTTCGGGGAAAATGAGGATCTTGATGCCTACCCCCATGATCTGGAACGGGACTCCAAGCTTGCCGAAGAGCGCGGCGTGGACATACTTTTCACCCCGGTGCGCGATGACATGTATTTTGACGACCACTCAACCTGGGTGGAAGTGCCCGACCTTGCCACCAATCTCTGCGGCAAATCGCGTCCGGTACATTTCCGGGGCGTGGCCACTGTGGTCACCAAGCTTTTCATGACCGCCCAGCCGCACGTAGCTGTGTTCGGGCAAAAAGACTGGCAGCAACTGGCGATCATTAAAAGAATGGTCCGCGACCTGAACATTCCCGTGGATGTGCAGGGCCATGAAATTGTGCGCGAGGAATCCGGGCTGGCCCTGAGTTCCCGCAACGTCTACCTGACCGAGGAAGAAAAGTCCGTAGCTCCCAATATCCAGAAAGGTTTGCAGAAAATGCGCGACTGGGTAGCTGCCGGAGAAGCCGATGCAGACAAGCTTAAATCAGATCTTGTTGAATTCTATACTGAAACAATTCCTTCCAGCCGAGTTGACTATATCGAAATTGTAGACCCGGAAAATATCAATATCCTTAAAAATGTGGGCGATTCTGCACTTTGTGCGGTAGCATTACAGCTTGGTAATGCCAGATTGATAGACAATCTGCTCATAAAAGTGTAAGGTGCTTTTATTCTTATATGCAAATTTATTTATATAGCAATTTAGAGCTATAAATTTCGGGTAGTTATCGAGAAAAGGTTTCGGTAAACAATTACCCCCGCTAATTAATTCCAGGAGGAACTTTTAAATGATCAGCAGCAAAGGCAAGTACTTTTTTACCTCTGAATCAGTAACCGAAGGTCATCCCGACAAAGTCGCTGACCAGATTTCCGATGCAATTCTTGACGCTATTCTCGCTCAGGATAAAGATGCCCGTGTAGCATGTGAAACACTGGTAACCACCGGTATGGCATTCATCGCAGGTGAAATTTCCACCACCGGTTATGCAGACTTTCAGGCAATCGTTCGCGACACTATTCGTGAAATCGGCTACGTAAACTCCGATATGGGTTTTGACGCTGATACTTGTGCTGTTATTTCTTCTATTGATAAACAGTCCGTTGATATCGCACAGGGTGTTGACCGCAATACCCCCGAAAGTCAGGGTGCCGGCGACCAGGGCATGATGTTCGGTTTCGCATGCAAAGAAACCGAAACCCTCATGCCTGCTCCCATCCACTATGCACACAAGCTCTCCCGCAGACTGACTGAAGTTCGTAAAGACGCAACCCTCGACTACCTCCGCCCTGACGGAAAAACCGAAGTTGCTTTCGAATACCTTGATGGTAAGCCCGTCCGCATCGCCGACGTTGTTATCGCTGCCCAGCACGATGACGGCATCGAACAGGAACAGATTTACGAAGACATCAAACGTGAAGTTGTGCTGGCTTCCCTGCCCGCAGAAATGATCGACGATGCTACCAAAATCTACATCAACACCACCGGTCGTTTCGTAATCGGCGGCCCCATGGGTGACTGCGGCCTGACCGGTCGTAAGATCATCAACGACACCTACGGCGGCATGGGTAACCACGGCGGCGGCGCTTTCTCCGGTAAGGACCCGTCCAAAGTTGACCGCTCCGGCGCATACATGGCTCGTTACATCGCCAAGAACATCGTAGCTGCCGGCCTTGCCGAGCGCGCAGAAGTTCAGGTTGCATACGCAATCGGTGTTGCAGAGCCCGTATCCGTTCTGGCTACCTCCCACGGTACCGGCGAAGTTTCCGATGAAACCCTGACCGCAGCGGTCAAGGAAGTATTCGACCTGCGCCCCTGGTACATCTCCGAGCGTCTCGACCTCCGTCGTCCCATCTACAAGCCTTCCGCTTGTTACGGACACTTCGGTCGCAACAACCCCAACTTCACTTGGGAAAAGACCGACGCTGTAGACGATCTCAGAACTGCCTGCAAAATCTAAGCAGCCCTGAATCACACAGACTTGAAAGTCCCCGGAAGTTTCGACTTCCGGGGACTTTTTTACACTTGAGACAAAACGTTTTAGCGGGTAAAGAAACTGTTCACCAACCAGAACGCAAGTCAGGAGATATAGAATATGAGTGCTTTTAAAATCGTCGAAGCAAAACCGAACCCGGATTTCAATATTTTTTATTTCGCGGAACTGAACGGTTCCACCCGTATCGAGCATTCCCTCATGGAAAGCCTCGAAAAATACTGGAACGAATGGCTGCCCCATCTCAAAGCCTACACCTTGAAACAGCCTGAAGGCGGCAAGGGAACCGATTTTCTGCTGCTCTTCCTTGAAAAAGAAGTAGAAGATGCGGTTGAAGAAATCTGGCAGGAGACCCCCACTGAGGGTCTTGCGCATCACAACCTTGCCATCACCATGGTAATGTCCGCTGCTCAGTCTCTAATTCCGCAGTTGGAAGAAGGCAAATGTGCCCCGCTGCCCAAGCCGGGTGAAGAAGTACTCAAGGCTTTCGAATCACTCGATCTGACCTGGAACGCAGAAGGTACCGTAAACCGTCAGTACGCTGTCTTCACTCCCTTCCCCTACTCCGGTGGTTGTGAAGTCTGTTATCTTGAAGACACCTGCCCTAAGAGCCAGACCCGTCAGAATTAAGAATGCCTCCGGCGGCTTAAACCCTTTTGGAAAAGGGTTTAAGAATCCCAAAACTTTTTAGTTTGGCTTCGCCGTTTTAGCTATTAAAAAATCCGCTGCACTTTTTAGTGTAGCGGATTTTTTATGGTCAAACAGAAGTTACTTTCGACTCTCAACAGCCTGCTCATACACAGCCGTTATGCGTTTAAAAATATTGCCCCAAGTATAAGTGCCTGTCAGTTCATCTACCACTTCCGCATGCTGACATACTCCAGCATGCACAGCAGAAATGGCCTCCTCAAGTGCCACACTCAAGCGTTTATCAAGCTCAGGCCAATCTTCAGTCCGGGGCCTATCAATGGTCTGCAATGGAAGTAAATCAACAGTACGCACAACATCCGCAGGGCATCCGTAAAACAACTCCTTCACACCGGGCAAATCAGTGGCAATGATCATACAACCGCAAGCCAATGCTTCCAGCAACACAAGAGGAACGCCCTCAAAAAAAGAAGGCAACACAAAAATATGCGAACGCCGCATCAAATTCCCTAATTCCTGATGCGAAAGAATACCATATACTGTGACCCGCTTGCCCAATGTTGAAGCCAGATCCAGACATTCCTGCTTTTCCGGACCACTGCCCCCGCCAACTAAATGCAGATGAAACTTCTGATCACCAAGACCAGCCAGACACCGGAGCAGCCAAGGAACACCCTTGGCCCGATTGAGTTTACCCGCATACAGTATATGCACTGTGTCCTGATCCGGTTTGCAGGAGTCCGCATAAAAACATTCGCTATTAAAACCGCCGCAGATTGTTGTCACCCGCTCTTCAGGCAAGCCCAGCAATGTAGAAATTTCCCGCTTCTGCTGTCCGAAAAGAGCAATAACCCTGTCAATTCCCGACAGATCATCCAACAGTGAACGCCCCAGTTCAGGACACAAATTATGCTGGCGTAAACATGTACCGTGACACGTAGCGACGAGCGGAATATGGGGAGCAGCCCTTCTTGCTGCGGCAGTAGCCATCCATAGATGATTGGAGTGAATCAAGTCCGGTGAGAAACGGTCTACAGCCTCTCCGACCACCCGCTCAAACACCTCCATATACGCCGAAATATCTTCCGCATCCAAATGAGAGCATACAGTGCTGGGATAAGGCATGACATCGCTCATCCCCACCACTTTAAATTCAAGGTCCCGATCTTCAAAACGTACAAAAAGGCAATGCTCCGGCGCAATCATCCCGGCAAGCGGCGTATCTTTCAGGTCAAACGAAGCGGGTACTCCGCAGACAAGATACGGGGAATGTCCACAGTGCAGGCTCTGCCGAATCATTTCCTGAACATATTTACCACTCCCGGTGGCATCGGGAATCTGGCTCAAAAGATGAAGAATTCTCATGGCTAAAACATAGGCAGGATTTACTATCCGGTCAACAGATCAAAGTTTACGCATGAGTTGAAAGCCTAGAACCCATCAAGATTAACAATGGAAACCTGACTGAAGAATTAAATATACCTATTTGATATGGTTTTTAATTTTCTGATACGTATTAAACAAGATGAACACAATGCAGGTCGAATCACTCATAGAACACGGAACCGGAGTCCTGAATGAAGATTAT
It contains:
- a CDS encoding FG-GAP repeat protein; its protein translation is MLFCLLVLPLFRNAAVANADVTPVIASKAIELSNVPADVTSKIQRSLSDELKQFEMSTAGIVTAATVDGLRFRADANNVRFKNGDSWFALNLEGFGRKGSMQKSGTPSLRTVGAQLNFEQKGLTEWYINHGSSFEHGLLLEQRPVGDGPLQFSFAVSGNLRPEQNGNDIVFAGDNSLNYSGIKAWDASENQLVCSMSVAGGRLVWSVDDRSAVYPITVDPTVSIENKLTALTDAGADDTEANAYFGNEISVYGDVALIGAQSKDESGKGAAGAAYIFYRDQGGANNWGIVKKLTARTEADVDDTEANSRFGYSVSISGDCAVVGAYWKNEPGKDDAGSVYIFSRNQGGADNWGIVKKLTARTDADGDDTELNAYFGCSVSISGDIVFVGAYSKNEPGANNAGAVYVFSKDQGGTNNWGIVKKLTARTDADVGDTEADAYFGRVVSASGDLLLVAATFKDESGDTNAGAAYVFSKNAGGDDNWGIAKKLTARTEADLGDTEAYAYFGWSVSISGDIALIGAHHKEASGKGSAGAAYVFYMDQGGASNWGIVRKLTARNDSDGDDTEVSGYFGSSVSISGDLVVVGADGKDESGKNEAGAAYVFSKDQGGANNWGIVKKLTARTDTDGDDTETEAKFGNCVAVSGELALVGADEKNEIGKNGAGAVYVFSIPIARDKIIAPASVQPSGTTVAINSNAKLVRTKEEIEDEYRSVQLDAMLGSQIYEFNATVTYGKVAYFCFNSSSLGERAVGYLTLAKLFSDKPSKTFIYSPDKTPSEEGYFWLTDEANSGQYLPQSAVLTGGQVYTVNYSVKDNGEYDSNPVVGRVTDPVVPGRVAACGCVFNPNVDSSVELAALLLVALMGIFLRFRRK
- the panC gene encoding pantoate--beta-alanine ligase, producing METISNPQELQNLCLMLRAEGKKIGLVPTMGYFHEGHLSLMDAARKQCDVLIVSLFVNPTQFGENEDLDAYPHDLERDSKLAEERGVDILFTPVRDDMYFDDHSTWVEVPDLATNLCGKSRPVHFRGVATVVTKLFMTAQPHVAVFGQKDWQQLAIIKRMVRDLNIPVDVQGHEIVREESGLALSSRNVYLTEEEKSVAPNIQKGLQKMRDWVAAGEADADKLKSDLVEFYTETIPSSRVDYIEIVDPENINILKNVGDSALCAVALQLGNARLIDNLLIKV
- the metK gene encoding methionine adenosyltransferase, with translation MISSKGKYFFTSESVTEGHPDKVADQISDAILDAILAQDKDARVACETLVTTGMAFIAGEISTTGYADFQAIVRDTIREIGYVNSDMGFDADTCAVISSIDKQSVDIAQGVDRNTPESQGAGDQGMMFGFACKETETLMPAPIHYAHKLSRRLTEVRKDATLDYLRPDGKTEVAFEYLDGKPVRIADVVIAAQHDDGIEQEQIYEDIKREVVLASLPAEMIDDATKIYINTTGRFVIGGPMGDCGLTGRKIINDTYGGMGNHGGGAFSGKDPSKVDRSGAYMARYIAKNIVAAGLAERAEVQVAYAIGVAEPVSVLATSHGTGEVSDETLTAAVKEVFDLRPWYISERLDLRRPIYKPSACYGHFGRNNPNFTWEKTDAVDDLRTACKI
- a CDS encoding glycosyltransferase family 4 protein, which translates into the protein MRILHLLSQIPDATGSGKYVQEMIRQSLHCGHSPYLVCGVPASFDLKDTPLAGMIAPEHCLFVRFEDRDLEFKVVGMSDVMPYPSTVCSHLDAEDISAYMEVFERVVGEAVDRFSPDLIHSNHLWMATAAARRAAPHIPLVATCHGTCLRQHNLCPELGRSLLDDLSGIDRVIALFGQQKREISTLLGLPEERVTTICGGFNSECFYADSCKPDQDTVHILYAGKLNRAKGVPWLLRCLAGLGDQKFHLHLVGGGSGPEKQECLDLASTLGKRVTVYGILSHQELGNLMRRSHIFVLPSFFEGVPLVLLEALACGCMIIATDLPGVKELFYGCPADVVRTVDLLPLQTIDRPRTEDWPELDKRLSVALEEAISAVHAGVCQHAEVVDELTGTYTWGNIFKRITAVYEQAVESRK